A genomic stretch from Gemmatimonadota bacterium includes:
- a CDS encoding M20/M25/M40 family metallo-hydrolase: MLFPYQDAATGVARRVILFSFLTLCLALSYSLVDTHEARAQTEDEKTVTAIFNERLTSGEMYYLLEDLCKNIGPRLSGSEGAERAVAWAKEVMEDYGFDRVYLQEVMVPHWERGGPEQVRIVDVEEGMIELRALAIGGSVPTAPTGITAPVVVVHSLEEVEELGREAVEGKIVFYNRPFDQTVIATGPGYGGAVDQRFAGPSQAAKFGAAGVVIRSVASNFDDAPHTGGLRYLEDVERIPAAALGFQSADRLVRVLEDQPEARLYMHLSSKWHPDALSHNVIGEIRGSERPDEIILVGGHLDSWDVAEGAHDDGAGVVHSLGVLRTFQKLGIRPRHTIRAVLFMNEENGLRGGLKYAEVAKETGEKHLIALESDAGGFSPRGFGASVDDDVLERFRSWLPLFPQNTIAYINKGGGGADINPLRRETGTPTIGFIPDSQRAFDYHHAPTDVFEAVNRRELELGGASIATLIYLIDKYGLRDEKAQ; this comes from the coding sequence ATGCTGTTCCCCTATCAGGATGCCGCAACCGGGGTCGCGCGCCGCGTAATCCTGTTCTCCTTCCTCACCCTCTGTCTTGCCCTCTCTTATTCGCTTGTCGATACGCACGAAGCCCGCGCCCAGACCGAGGACGAAAAGACCGTCACCGCGATCTTCAACGAACGGCTGACCTCGGGAGAGATGTACTACCTCCTAGAAGATCTGTGCAAGAACATCGGACCGCGGCTCAGCGGTTCGGAAGGCGCGGAGCGCGCCGTGGCATGGGCCAAAGAGGTGATGGAGGACTACGGGTTCGACCGGGTCTACCTGCAGGAAGTCATGGTGCCCCACTGGGAACGGGGCGGTCCGGAGCAGGTGCGGATCGTCGACGTCGAGGAAGGCATGATAGAGCTGCGCGCTCTGGCCATCGGAGGATCGGTGCCGACGGCACCGACGGGGATCACGGCCCCGGTGGTCGTGGTCCACTCCCTCGAGGAAGTGGAAGAGCTCGGCCGCGAGGCCGTTGAAGGGAAGATCGTCTTCTACAACCGGCCCTTCGACCAGACGGTGATCGCGACCGGGCCCGGCTACGGCGGGGCCGTGGACCAGCGTTTCGCCGGTCCGTCCCAGGCGGCGAAGTTCGGCGCCGCGGGCGTGGTGATCCGCTCCGTCGCCTCGAACTTCGACGACGCGCCCCATACAGGCGGCCTGCGCTATCTCGAAGACGTCGAGCGCATCCCCGCCGCGGCCCTGGGCTTCCAGTCCGCCGACCGCCTGGTCCGGGTGCTCGAGGACCAGCCCGAAGCCAGACTCTATATGCACCTGTCCAGCAAGTGGCACCCCGACGCCCTTTCGCACAACGTGATCGGCGAGATCCGGGGCAGCGAACGGCCGGACGAGATCATCCTGGTGGGCGGCCACCTCGATTCATGGGACGTGGCTGAGGGCGCCCACGACGACGGCGCGGGTGTGGTCCACTCCCTCGGCGTGCTGCGGACGTTCCAGAAACTGGGCATCCGGCCCCGGCACACCATTCGGGCCGTCCTTTTCATGAACGAGGAAAACGGCCTCCGCGGCGGCCTCAAGTACGCCGAGGTAGCGAAGGAAACGGGCGAGAAGCACCTGATCGCCCTCGAGAGCGACGCGGGCGGCTTCAGTCCGCGGGGATTCGGCGCGTCCGTCGACGATGACGTCCTCGAAAGGTTCCGCTCGTGGCTGCCTCTGTTTCCCCAGAACACGATCGCCTACATCAACAAGGGCGGCGGTGGCGCGGACATCAATCCGCTCCGCAGGGAGACGGGCACCCCGACCATCGGATTCATCCCCGACTCGCAACGGGCTTTCGACTACCATCACGCGCCCACCGACGTCTTCGAAGCGGTGAACCGCCGGGAGCTGGAACTGGGCGGCGCGTCCATCGCCACGTTGATCTACCTGATCGACAAGTACGGCCTCAGGGACGAAAAGGCGCAGTAG
- a CDS encoding molybdenum cofactor biosynthesis protein MoaB — protein sequence MSLKSTSFHKSQAAVRGPVGVAVVTVSDSRTPETDVNGNYLRTSIEEAGHRVAGYRLIRDEPDQVEAALEDCTGEDIQIVIFNGGTGISRRDRTFDVLNRKLEKPLPGFGELFRMLSYDQVGSAAMMSRATAGVYRNTVVISTPGSPAAVELAWEKLIATEIAHLGWELTR from the coding sequence ATGTCATTGAAGAGCACCTCATTCCACAAGTCCCAAGCGGCCGTTCGCGGGCCCGTGGGTGTCGCTGTCGTTACGGTGAGCGATTCCCGCACGCCGGAAACGGACGTCAACGGCAATTACCTCCGGACGAGCATTGAGGAAGCGGGCCACCGCGTCGCCGGCTACCGCCTGATCCGGGACGAACCGGACCAGGTCGAAGCCGCCCTCGAGGACTGCACGGGTGAGGACATCCAGATCGTTATTTTCAACGGGGGCACCGGCATCTCCCGGCGGGACCGGACCTTCGACGTACTGAACCGCAAACTGGAAAAGCCCCTGCCCGGGTTCGGCGAGCTTTTCCGCATGCTCAGCTATGACCAGGTCGGTTCCGCGGCAATGATGTCCCGCGCCACCGCGGGCGTGTACCGCAACACGGTGGTCATCTCCACGCCCGGCTCCCCGGCCGCGGTGGAACTCGCGTGGGAGAAACTGATCGCAACCGAAATCGCCCATCTGGGCTGGGAACTGACCCGGTGA
- the rpmB gene encoding 50S ribosomal protein L28, which produces MSRKCKLTGKGPLVGFNISHAHNKTKRRQYPNLQLKRIYVPELGRTVRIKMSVSALRTVTKMGLMPFLKKQGLRLQDVL; this is translated from the coding sequence ATGTCGAGAAAATGCAAGTTGACCGGAAAAGGGCCCCTGGTCGGCTTCAACATATCCCATGCCCATAACAAGACCAAGCGGCGCCAGTATCCTAATCTCCAGTTGAAGCGTATCTACGTGCCCGAACTGGGACGCACGGTGCGCATCAAGATGTCCGTCAGCGCCCTGCGGACGGTCACGAAGATGGGGCTGATGCCGTTCCTGAAGAAACAGGGACTGCGGCTGCAGGACGTGCTGTAG
- the rpmG gene encoding 50S ribosomal protein L33, whose translation MAKSKNRDLVKLKSTESAHCYYTKKNRRNTTARIEIKKYDPTLRRHVMYRETR comes from the coding sequence ATGGCCAAGAGCAAAAACCGTGACCTCGTAAAACTCAAGAGCACGGAAAGCGCGCATTGCTACTACACCAAGAAAAACCGGCGTAATACGACCGCCCGTATCGAAATCAAGAAGTACGATCCCACGCTGCGGCGGCACGTGATGTACCGGGAGACGCGGTAG
- a CDS encoding DUF2237 domain-containing protein, with protein sequence MNVLGGTLTGCSTDPLTGFYRDGACNTGSGDAGVHAVCAVMTEEFLVFSKAAGNDLSTPVPAFGFQGLKPGDRWCVCVNRWKEAYDAGAAPPVVLSATHIMALEFVSLEELKACAMDEA encoded by the coding sequence ATGAACGTACTCGGCGGAACACTCACGGGCTGTTCGACGGATCCCCTGACCGGGTTCTACCGCGACGGAGCCTGCAATACCGGATCGGGCGACGCGGGCGTCCACGCCGTCTGCGCGGTGATGACCGAGGAGTTCCTGGTGTTTTCGAAGGCGGCGGGAAACGACCTCAGCACGCCCGTACCCGCCTTCGGCTTCCAGGGCCTGAAACCCGGCGACCGCTGGTGCGTGTGCGTGAACCGCTGGAAAGAGGCCTACGACGCGGGCGCGGCGCCGCCGGTGGTGCTGAGCGCCACCCACATCATGGCCCTGGAGTTCGTGTCGCTGGAAGAACTGAAAGCCTGTGCCATGGACGAGGCATAG